cccagcccacccctcATTCTTCCCTTTGGGCCCAGGAGCTCTCTCCATCCAGGTTTCTGCTTGGCTGGCCTGTTTTACAGctctctgagctgggcacccaaGGGTGCTGTCAGGGATGTCTCTGGGTCTGTCCCCCCCACCTCGTTTCTCAGAGCGTCCTCAGTCGGTGGAGGGGagctgctccatctcctccccctcgGGGGGCGGCTGGATGGCCTGGTCCTTGGGCACCAAGGTCCCGCTCAGCTGGGCCCCGAAGGTGTGCTGCAGCAGGGTGGGGATCtcatggggctgcaggggggtctCCGTGCGCTCCCCGCCCCGCGTGGCGATGAGGCGCCAGCCCATGTAGGTGAGGCGGCCACCGCCcggctggggcaggctgcagaagGACTTGCAGGCGAAGATGGAGCTGGGGGCCTGCTGGTGGTAGCAGCACATGGCGGCGAAGTCTTCCAGCTCCCGCTCCTCCAATGTGAAGCTGTAGAGCAGCTGCCCCTCCTCGCCGGGCGCCTGCAGCCGCTCCAGCACCCAGACGCCCCCCGCCAGGCTCAGCCGGAAGATGCCGCCCTCCTGCGGCTGCTCCAGGCCCGGCTCCAGCCACAGGGGCTCCAGGAAGCCGTCCCCGAAGCCCACATCGCACAGGAAGCGCTGGCTCCCCAGCTGCACCAGCAGCACCAGGTGGTCGCGGGGCGGCCCGAGGCGCCCAGTGAAGCGGTTCCGGACGCGGCCGGCCAGCCCCACTACGCAGAAGCCCAGCGCCCGCAGCAGCCACAGGAAGAGCCCGTTGTTCTCGTAGCAGAAGCCGCCACGCCGCCGGCGGACGATCTTGTCATAGAGCAGGGGCAACGCCAGGGTGATGGGCTCCCCGCAGTGCACGCTCAGGCTTTCAAAGGGCACCGAGAACAGGTGGCGACGGTGCAGCCCccgcagggtctccagggtgggCTCCTTCGGGCCCTGGTACCCAATCCGGGAGAGGTAGGCACCCACGTCCATCCCGGGCTGGGGGGGCAAAGCGGAGGCTGtgagcagagaacccaggagtcctggctccttgCCCTCACCACTGG
This region of Chelonoidis abingdonii isolate Lonesome George unplaced genomic scaffold, CheloAbing_2.0 scaffold1586, whole genome shotgun sequence genomic DNA includes:
- the LOC116838694 gene encoding arylamine N-acetyltransferase 2-like, yielding MDVGAYLSRIGYQGPKEPTLETLRGLHRRHLFSVPFESLSVHCGEPITLALPLLYDKIVRRRRGGFCYENNGLFLWLLRALGFCVVGLAGRVRNRFTGRLGPPRDHLVLLVQLGSQRFLCDVGFGDGFLEPLWLEPGLEQPQEGGIFRLSLAGGVWVLERLQAPGEEGQLLYSFTLEERELEDFAAMCCYHQQAPSSIFACKSFCSLPQPGGGRLTYMGWRLIATRGGERTETPLQPHEIPTLLQHTFGAQLSGTLVPKDQAIQPPPEGEEMEQLPSTD